A genomic stretch from Erigeron canadensis isolate Cc75 chromosome 9, C_canadensis_v1, whole genome shotgun sequence includes:
- the LOC122581370 gene encoding F-box protein SKIP5 isoform X2 — protein sequence MKYEKKQNYSSRYSSTTQSYVNNLDDGCLMHIFSFLSPIPDRYNTALVCHRWLFLACHPRLWLRVDRTVKALAESGVFPSIEEAVVAARPGDTILIGAGGFHFASNIQINKQLCLIGGGDVPDDTTLVCSQGSDSALEFLSTCKLANLTVKAELGCCLLHRSGRLIIEDCNLQCESNPLDYLSYAIITTAGACEALPPSTAKRNGNSVSVSQTRIAGGAKAVLTSGTLALQRVRVIYARTSLLFWFDVVHQL from the exons atGAAGTacgaaaaaaaacaaaattacagCAGCCGATATTCCTCAACAACTCAATCTTATGTAAATAATCTTGATGATGGTTGTTTAATGCATATCTTCAGTTTCTTATCTCCAATTCCCG ATCGGTATAACACAGCCCTCGTTTGCCACAGATGGCTTTTCTTGGCGTGTCACCCTCGCCTATGGTTGCGAGTTGATCGCACCGTCAAAGCTTTAGCAGAATCTGGTGTCTTTCCAAGTATTGAAGAAGCTGTTGTTGCTGCAAG GCCAGGGGACACCATATTGATTGGAGCAGGAGGGTTCCATTTTGCTTCCAATATTCAAATCAATAAACAACTGTGCTTG ATTGGAGGAGGCGATGTGCCTGATGATACAACACTTGTATGTTCCCAAGGCTCAGACAG TGCCCTGGAGTTTCTTTCAACTTGCAAGTTAGCAAACCTAACAGTAAAGGCAGAGTTGGGATGCTGCTTACTCCATAGAAGTGGTAGACTGATCATCGAAGACTGTAATCTGCAATGTGAGTCCAATCCCTTAGACTATCTTTCCTATGCTATTATCACCACTGCCGGTGCATGTGAGGCATTGCCACCATCCACAGCAAAGAGAAATGGCAATAGTGTGTCGGTTTCTCAAACCAGAATCGCAGGAGGGGCAAAAGCAGTTTTGACTAGTGGAACACTCGCACTGCAGCGAGTGCGTGTCATATATGCACGCACTTCTCTGTTATTCTG GTTTGACGTTGTTCATCAGTTATAG
- the LOC122581370 gene encoding F-box protein SKIP5 isoform X1, translating to MKYEKKQNYSSRYSSTTQSYVNNLDDGCLMHIFSFLSPIPDRYNTALVCHRWLFLACHPRLWLRVDRTVKALAESGVFPSIEEAVVAARPGDTILIGAGGFHFASNIQINKQLCLIGGGDVPDDTTLVCSQGSDSALEFLSTCKLANLTVKAELGCCLLHRSGRLIIEDCNLQCESNPLDYLSYAIITTAGACEALPPSTAKRNGNSVSVSQTRIAGGAKAVLTSGTLALQRVRVIYARTSLLFWFDVVHQL from the exons atGAAGTacgaaaaaaaacaaaattacagCAGCCGATATTCCTCAACAACTCAATCTTATGTAAATAATCTTGATGATGGTTGTTTAATGCATATCTTCAGTTTCTTATCTCCAATTCCCG ATCGGTATAACACAGCCCTCGTTTGCCACAGATGGCTTTTCTTGGCGTGTCACCCTCGCCTATGGTTGCGAGTTGATCGCACCGTCAAAGCTTTAGCAGAATCTGGTGTCTTTCCAAGTATTGAAGAAGCTGTTGTTGCTGCAAG GCCAGGGGACACCATATTGATTGGAGCAGGAGGGTTCCATTTTGCTTCCAATATTCAAATCAATAAACAACTGTGCTTG ATTGGAGGAGGCGATGTGCCTGATGATACAACACTTGTATGTTCCCAAGGCTCAGACAG TGCCCTGGAGTTTCTTTCAACTTGCAAGTTAGCAAACCTAACAGTAAAGGCAGAGTTGGGATGCTGCTTACTCCATAGAAGTGGTAGACTGATCATCGAAGACTGTAATCTGCAATGTGAGTCCAATCCCTTAGACTATCTTTCCTATGCTATTATCACCACTGCCGGTGCATGTGAGGCATTGCCACCATCCACAGCAAAGAGAAATGGCAATAGTGTGTCGGTTTCTCAAACCAGAATCGCAGGAGGGGCAAAAGCAGTTTTGACTAGTGGAACACTCGCACTGCAGCGAGTGCGTGTCATATATGCACGCACTTCTCTGTTATTCTGGTTTGACGTTGTTCATCAGTTATAG
- the LOC122581037 gene encoding putative late blight resistance protein homolog R1B-16 codes for MADALTLLLKEFVDAFKRYCLLPDTKYRELMIHSSTALRNHLLTMMRLYNKDMVLLCGLKRATDRVNRIFLEDFFPSRKQRGEKFIDELIDTIENLYKLKDNSSSNIEGEEDVVGFDEEVVTLLDQLTATSIKQFQVISIAGMAGLGKTTLARKLFNDPLVEYFFDIRAWTRVSQVYLVKDLLLGILSSSNRDVTDEIYQMSDVQLGEKLYRLLKGRKYLVVLDDIWDSKVWNDIKMYFPDDKTGSRVLFTSRDVDVGSHVQAARPTHVLRFRNEVESWDLFMKKTFGTGICPFSLEAFGRVITRKCEGLPLAIVIVSGLLKNKLSNKWWGQIAEKLSLFMVSNASQYMHSLALSYNDLPPHLKQCFLFFGSFPEDYEVPVTKLIWLWIAQGFINQSGSKTLEDVAEDCLMALINRGLLLTSKKRADGRIKACCIHDLLRDVCLRKAEEEKFSLLSYNYALVPASSTTIHSGLCYPHELGNILLKARLIGRPIHYEYKTVRVLDMEYVPMSVFHSDVLHLSDLRYLAIQAYDGSPPASISNLVNLQTLIISSQKNIVLPKTIWNMVNLRHLYTKSGENLIEQPNFVQVAGNDGSPNLLPSLQTLSQVSPRSCQDVSSRAPNIRKLGFCGSLISSLGDLEFPNVNSLQHLQKLKLLNTIPYPEATRLCNLEMFSKNLRKLTLSNTKVDWEEIWTFSRLPNLEILKLKLHACTGEIWETGDEEFSQLKVLKMHYLDIKCWISSRDNFPRLQRLVVHRCSKLKRIPLDLGSILTLEVIEVRGCSTSAHNSAIEIQKEQENEGNSFLKVHAKPELEIQNEQ; via the coding sequence ATGGCTGATGCTCTTACTCTTCTATTGAAGGAATTTGTTGACGCCTTTAAGAGATATTGTCTGTTACCTGACACAAAATACAGGGAATTAATGATTCATTCATCTACGGCTCTCCGTAATCATCTACTAACCATGATGCGATTGTATAATAAAGATATGGTTTTATTATGCGGGTTAAAGAGAGCAACAGATCGGGTGAATAGGATCTTTTTGGAAGATTTCTTTCCAAGTAGAAAACAGCGTGGAGAAAAATTTATTGATGAGCTTATAGATACTAttgaaaatctatataaattaaaagataatagTAGCTCAAATATCGAGGGAGAAGAAGATGTTGTAGGATTTGATGAAGAAGTGGTAACACTACTTGATCAACTTACAGCTACTTCTATTAAGCAATTCCAGGTTATTTCGATTGCAGGAATGGCTGGGCTTGGTAAGACCACACTGGCTAGAAAACTATTCAACGATCCTTTAGTAGAGTATTTTTTTGATATTCGTGCTTGGACTCGTGTGTCTCAAGTTTATCTTGTTAAAGATTTGTTACTTGGTATACTAAGCTCTTCTAACCGAGACGTTACTGATGAGATTTACCAAATGAGCGACGTACAGTTGGGGGAAAAGCTATATAGACTACTAAAGGGTCGTAAGTATTTGGTGGTCTTGGATGATATTTGGGATTCTAAGGTCTGGAATGATATCAAAATGTATTTTCCAGATGACAAAACTGGAAGCAGAGTCTTGTTTACCAGTCGTGACGTAGACGTCGGTTCACATGTACAGGCAGCAAGACCTACTCATGTTTTGCGTTTCCGTAATGAAGTTGAAAGTTGGGATTTGTTTATGAAAAAGACCTTTGGGACCGGGATATGTCCTTTTTCGCTGGAAGCTTTTGGGAGGGTAATCACAAGAAAATGTGAAGGTTTGCCGCTTGCAATTGTTATAGTCTCGggtcttttaaaaaataaattgtcAAATAAGTGGTGGGGGCAAATTGCTGAAAAGCTAAGCTTGTTTATGGTGAGTAATGCAAGCCAATATATGCACTCGTTGGCTTTGAGCTACAACGATTTGCCGCCTCACTTAAaacaatgttttcttttttttggatCATTTCCCGAGGACTATGAAGTACCGGTGACGAAGCTGATTTGGCTATGGATTGCTCAAGGATTCATAAATCAAAGTGGAAGCAAAACCTTGGAGGACGTTGCAGAGGATTGCTTGATGGCCTTAATCAATCGAGGTTTGCTGTTGACATCCAAAAAGAGGGCTGATGGCAGAATCAAAGCATGCTGCATCCATGACTTGTTGCGAGATGTATGCTTGAGAAAAGCCGAGGAAGAGAAATTTTCTTTACTAAGTTACAACTATGCTCTTGTTCCAGCATCCTCTACTACTATCCACTCAGGTTTGTGCTATCCACACGAGTTGGGTAATATCCTTCTGAAAGCTAGACTAATAGGCAGACCAATTCATTATGAATACAAAACGGTTAGGGTTCTTGACATGGAGTATGTCCCTATGTCAGTGTTTCATTCTGATGTATTACACCTTAGTGATCTAAGATACTTGGCCATTCAAGCTTATGATGGAAGTCCCCCTGCATCAATATCCAACCTTGTCAACTTACAAACACTGATAATATCGTCACAGAAGAATATTGTCCTACCAAAAACCATATGGAATATGGTAAATTTGAGGCACCTATATACTAAATCTGGGGAAAACCTTATCGAGCAGCCTAACTTTGTACAAGTAGCGGGGAATGATGGTTCTCCGAATTTGTTACCTAGCCTCCAAACATTATCCCAAGTGAGTCCTCGATCATGCCAGGATGTATCATCAAGAGCTCCCAATATCAGGAAGCTTGGGTTTTGTGGATCTTTAATATCAAGTCTAGGTGACCTGGAATTTCCAAATGTAAACTCCTTGCAACATCTCCAAAAATTGAAGCTATTAAACACAATTCCATACCCTGAAGCAACAAGATTATGCAATCTTGAGATGTTTTCTAAGAATTTAAGGAAACTGACGTTGTCAAATACAAAAGTGGATTGGGAAGAGATTTGGACTTTCTCCAGGCTTCCCAACCTTGAGATTCTAAAATTAAAACTTCATGCATGCACGGGAGAAATTTGGGAGACAGGGGATGAAGAATTTTCACAGCTCAAAGTGTTGAAAATGCATTATTTGGACATAAAGTGCTGGATTAGTTCCAGGGATAACTTCCCACGACTGCAAAGGTTAGTGGTTCATCGTTGCTCAAAGCTCAAACGTATCCCACTTGATCTAGGGAGTATTTTAACTCTGGAGGTGATTGAGGTACGTGGATGTAGCACTTCTGCACATAACTCTGCAATAGAAATCCAGAAGGAGCAAGAGAATGAAGGAAACTCTTTCTTGAAAGTCCACGCAAAGCCAGAGTTAGAAATCCAGAATGAGCAGTAG